One Lagopus muta isolate bLagMut1 chromosome 10, bLagMut1 primary, whole genome shotgun sequence DNA segment encodes these proteins:
- the FBXO22 gene encoding F-box only protein 22: protein MEAPGKGGLVLGNLAEVVERVLGFLPTKALLRAACVCRLWRECARRILRTRQRLAWVSALEPGPPGGHALVQALARELEKVHVLPQTVLYIADAETFSGHEECHEHKKARKRNSKETALAIEKLLPKRCQVLGLLTPGIVVTPMGSSSNQPQEIEDGEAGFALLFPKIDGVKIQTFHFPKEVKNRVIDENKFAAAGLKNNPDLRVVLLFGYNSWKSGATRFLHQIVNPLNEKSIILAGGQVESFTSLISENNNAQPSDACGVVGLAFSGPQIQSATVLLDQDVADERTAEAAMQRLKAANIPECNTIGFMFACVGRGYRHYKTKQNMEADAFRKFFPNVPLFGFFGHGEIGCDRIVTGNFVLRECNDVKDDLLHGYTTVMTLIHLGSTKANQA from the exons ATGGAGGCGCCGGGGAAGGGCGGCCTCGTTCTCGGCAACCTGGCCGAGGTGGTGGAGCGCGTGCTCGGCTTCCTGCCCACGAAGGCGCTGCTGCGCGCCGCCTG CGTGTGCCGGTTGTGGAGGGAGTGCGCGCGGCGGATCCTGCGCACGCGGCAGCGCCTCGCTTGGGTGTCGGCGCTGGAGCCCGGCCCGCCCGGCGGACACGCGTTGGTGCAGGCCTTGGCGCGAGAGCTCGAG AAGGTGCACGTTCTGCCCCAGACCGTGCTCTACATCGCCGACGCGGAGACGTTCAGCGGGCACGAGGAGTGCCACGAGCACAAGAAAG ccagaaaaagaaacagtaaagaaaCAGCCCTTGCGATTGAGAAACTGTTGCCAAAGCGATGTCAGGTCCTTGGACTGCTCACCCCGGGGATCGTAG TTACCCCTATGGGTTCAAGCAGCAATCAGCCTCAAGAAATTGAAGATGGTGAAGCTGGATTTGCTCTTTTGTTTCCCAAAATTGATGGGGTTAAAATCCAAACCTTCCATTTTCCTAAAGAAGTAAAGAACAGAGTCATTGACGAAAACAAATTTGCCGCAGCAG GCCTGAAGAATAATCCAGATCTTCGTGTGGTTCTTTTGTTTGGCTACAACTCCTGGAAGTCTGGAGCCACTCGTTTTCTTCATCAAATAGTCAATCCTTTGAATGAAAAAAGTATCATCCTAGCTGGGGGACAAGTGGAGAGCTTTACATCGCTGATCTCTGAGAA TAATAACGCCCAGCCCAGCGATGCCTGCGGGGTGGTCGGGCTGGCTTTCAGCGGGCCGCAGATCCAGAGTGCCACAGTTCTGTTAGACCAGGACGTCGCTGATGAGAGGACAGCGGAAGCCGCCATGCAGCGCCTCAAGGCAGCAAACATCCCCGAGTGTAACACCATCGGCTTCATGTTTGCGTGCGTTGGCCGAGGGTATCGGCattacaaaaccaaacagaacaTGGAGGCGGATGCCTTTAGGAAGTTTTTTCCAAATGTTCCCCTCTTTGGCTTTTTTGGACACGGGGAAATAGGATGTGACCGGATAGTTACTGGGAATTTCGTATTGAGAGAGTGTAACGATGTAAAGGACGACCTGCTTCATGGTTACACTACTGTTATGACTCTCATTCATCTTGGTTCAACTAAAGCAAACCAGGCGTGA